One region of Aurantimonas sp. HBX-1 genomic DNA includes:
- a CDS encoding LrgB family protein — translation MGETLVDVWVYLAASPLLALTMTLVAYQGAVWLYHKAGSTALLNPVLVTVALVVAVLTATGTSYQTYFEGAQFIHFLLGPATVALAIPLYRQFDRVRRSALAIAASLLTGSLTAIASALAVGALTRLDAVSLASLAPKSATAPVAMGIAEKLGGLPSLTAVFVILTGILGAALGPVVLNLLGIRDEAARGLAMGTASHGIGTARALQESEVAGAFSGLAMGLNALATALLLPLVWLLFF, via the coding sequence ATGGGTGAGACGCTGGTCGATGTCTGGGTGTATCTCGCCGCCAGCCCGCTGCTGGCGCTGACCATGACGCTCGTCGCCTATCAGGGCGCGGTCTGGCTCTACCACAAGGCCGGCTCGACGGCGCTGCTCAACCCGGTGCTCGTCACCGTGGCGCTGGTCGTCGCGGTGCTGACGGCGACGGGGACGAGCTACCAGACCTATTTCGAGGGGGCGCAGTTCATCCACTTCCTGCTCGGCCCGGCGACGGTGGCGCTGGCGATCCCGCTCTACCGGCAGTTCGACCGGGTGCGGCGGAGCGCCCTCGCCATCGCCGCGAGCCTCCTCACCGGCTCGCTCACGGCCATCGCCTCGGCGCTCGCCGTCGGCGCGCTGACGCGGCTCGACGCGGTCAGCCTCGCCTCGCTGGCGCCGAAATCGGCGACCGCGCCGGTGGCGATGGGCATCGCCGAGAAGCTCGGCGGCCTGCCGTCGCTGACGGCGGTGTTCGTGATCCTGACGGGAATTCTGGGGGCGGCCCTGGGGCCGGTGGTGCTCAACCTGCTCGGCATCCGCGACGAGGCGGCGCGCGGTCTCGCGATGGGCACCGCGTCGCATGGCATCGGCACCGCGCGGGCATTGCAGGAGAGCGAGGTGGCAGGCGCCTTCTCGGGCCTCGCCATGGGGCTCAATGCCCTGGCGACGGCGCTGCTGCTGCCGCTGGTCTGGTTGCTGTTCTTCTGA
- a CDS encoding GatB/YqeY domain-containing protein: MREQLAEALTVATRNQERRRICTLRLINAAIKDRDVAQRSAGRDPVGDDDIQLILAKMIKQRIESAKAYDESGQPDLAAQEREEICVIREFLPPQLGTGEIEQACKQVVEETDAKGLRDVGRCMNALKERYPGQMDFNQASTLVKGMLR, encoded by the coding sequence ATGCGCGAGCAACTCGCGGAAGCCCTTACCGTCGCCACCAGGAACCAGGAGCGCCGCCGCATCTGTACGCTGCGGCTGATCAACGCCGCGATCAAGGATCGCGACGTCGCCCAGCGTTCGGCGGGCCGGGACCCGGTGGGCGACGACGACATCCAGCTGATCCTCGCCAAGATGATCAAGCAGCGCATCGAATCGGCGAAGGCCTACGACGAGAGCGGCCAGCCCGACCTCGCCGCGCAGGAGCGCGAGGAGATCTGCGTCATCAGGGAGTTCCTGCCGCCGCAGCTCGGCACCGGCGAGATCGAGCAGGCCTGCAAGCAGGTGGTCGAGGAAACCGACGCCAAGGGCCTGCGGGATGTCGGCCGCTGCATGAATGCGCTGAAGGAGCGCTATCCGGGCCAGATGGACTTCAACCAGGCCTCGACCCTGGTGAAGGGCATGCTCCGCTAA
- the carA gene encoding glutamine-hydrolyzing carbamoyl-phosphate synthase small subunit gives MTEGWTKRKATGLLVLADGTVIEGFGLGAAGAIEGEVCFNTALTGYQEILTDPSYARQIVTFTFPHIGNVGANEEDQEDLPVKGAGAVGAIFRAEISEPSNYRSSGHLDAWLKARGVVALSGIDTRALTALIREKGMPNAVIAHDPDGNFDIPALKQRAAAWSGLVGLDLAKDVATTETLVWDERPWVWGSGYAKGGEPRYTIVAVDYGTKRNILRLMAGEGARVVLVPPTATADEIMAHQPDGVFLSNGPGDPAATGEYAVPTIRALIEKDVPVFGICLGHQLMALALGGKTEKMHQGHHGANHPVKDFTTGKVEIVSMNHGFAVSAGSLPQGVEETHRSLFDGSNCGLRLSDRPVFSVQHHPEASPGPQDSHYLFQRFFRMIDAHRADSAAA, from the coding sequence ATGACCGAAGGCTGGACGAAGCGGAAGGCGACCGGATTGCTGGTTCTGGCCGACGGGACGGTGATCGAGGGATTCGGCCTCGGCGCCGCCGGCGCCATCGAGGGCGAAGTGTGCTTCAACACCGCGCTCACCGGCTACCAGGAGATCCTCACCGATCCGTCCTATGCCCGCCAGATCGTCACCTTCACCTTCCCGCACATCGGCAATGTCGGCGCCAACGAGGAGGACCAGGAGGATCTCCCGGTCAAGGGCGCCGGGGCCGTCGGCGCGATCTTCCGCGCCGAGATCTCCGAGCCTTCGAACTACCGTTCGTCCGGCCATCTCGACGCCTGGCTGAAGGCGCGCGGCGTCGTCGCGCTCTCCGGCATCGACACAAGGGCGCTGACCGCGCTGATCCGCGAGAAGGGCATGCCCAATGCGGTGATCGCGCACGATCCGGACGGCAATTTCGACATCCCTGCCCTGAAGCAGCGCGCCGCCGCCTGGAGCGGCCTGGTCGGCCTCGACCTCGCCAAGGACGTCGCCACCACCGAGACGCTGGTCTGGGACGAGCGGCCCTGGGTCTGGGGCAGCGGCTATGCCAAGGGCGGCGAGCCGCGCTACACGATTGTCGCCGTCGATTACGGCACCAAGCGCAACATCCTGCGGCTGATGGCCGGCGAAGGCGCCCGCGTGGTGCTGGTTCCGCCGACGGCGACCGCCGACGAGATCATGGCGCATCAGCCGGACGGGGTGTTCCTGTCGAACGGCCCGGGCGACCCGGCCGCCACCGGCGAATATGCCGTGCCGACCATCCGGGCGCTGATCGAGAAGGACGTGCCGGTATTCGGCATCTGCCTCGGCCACCAGCTGATGGCGCTGGCGCTCGGCGGCAAGACCGAGAAGATGCACCAGGGCCATCACGGCGCTAACCATCCGGTCAAGGACTTCACCACCGGCAAGGTCGAGATCGTCTCGATGAACCACGGCTTCGCCGTGTCCGCCGGGTCGCTGCCGCAGGGCGTGGAGGAAACCCACCGCTCGCTGTTCGACGGCAGCAATTGCGGCCTGCGCCTGTCCGACCGGCCGGTGTTCTCGGTGCAGCACCACCCGGAAGCCTCGCCCGGCCCGCAGGATTCGCACTATCTGTTCCAGCGCTTCTTCCGGATGATCGATGCGCACCGGGCGGATTCCGCCGCCGCCTGA
- a CDS encoding helix-turn-helix transcriptional regulator, with the protein MTPETFKTWRKTLGLKQKDAADKLGLKKRVIQYYEKGHRDGKKVEIPKSVELACMALSLGYEEYDGRPLPRSATEALGETAEDV; encoded by the coding sequence ATGACCCCTGAGACCTTCAAGACCTGGCGCAAGACGCTCGGCCTCAAGCAGAAGGACGCGGCCGACAAGCTCGGGCTGAAGAAGCGCGTCATCCAGTATTACGAAAAGGGCCATCGCGACGGCAAGAAGGTCGAGATCCCGAAGAGCGTCGAGCTGGCGTGCATGGCGCTATCGCTCGGCTACGAGGAATATGACGGCCGCCCCCTGCCGCGCTCGGCCACCGAGGCGCTGGGCGAGACCGCCGAAGACGTTTAG
- a CDS encoding bifunctional aminoglycoside phosphotransferase/ATP-binding protein, with protein MMMPDGDAPQQGSAMGGDGQDETIDFLRRTAFGDVAPTGIETVQTHISLVLIGGGTAIKLKRAVRLGYVDFSTPERRLAACQRELELNRRTAPMLYRGVRRIVRRPDGGLALDADGELVDAVVEMARFDADGLFDQMAIDGTLTAPLMTRLTGHIAGFHAGLPAEEGSGGAAVMAAVLAINERALATTSVFPPDEVAAFNRRFREALATHADLLDRRGAAGKIRRCHGDLHLRNICLVAGEPTLFDCLEFDEAMATTDILYDLAFLLMDLWHRGLEEAANLVLNRYLDALDESDGLPLLPFLMAVRAAVRAHVAATRAADGGAAGAAGEAHTYFDLALDLLAPRAPRMVAVGGLSGSGKSTVAAAIAPGIGPVPGARILASDRIRKRHFAVPAETRLPAECYAPEVSDQVYDELIATAERVARLGHGVVADGVFDRPTERARIAAAAEAAGVPFTGLWLEAPAERLLERVAGRTGDPSDATPDVVRGQLARSRAPVEWEVLPSEASTEIVAERARRLIDGR; from the coding sequence ATGATGATGCCGGACGGGGATGCGCCACAGCAGGGAAGTGCCATGGGCGGCGACGGCCAGGACGAGACGATCGACTTCCTTCGCCGCACGGCGTTCGGAGATGTCGCTCCGACCGGGATCGAGACCGTTCAGACGCATATCTCCCTCGTCCTCATCGGCGGCGGAACGGCGATCAAGCTCAAGCGGGCGGTGAGGCTCGGCTATGTCGATTTCTCGACGCCCGAGCGCCGGCTGGCCGCCTGCCAGCGTGAGCTCGAGCTCAACCGGCGAACGGCGCCGATGCTGTATCGCGGCGTCCGCCGGATCGTGCGCCGTCCGGATGGCGGACTGGCGCTGGACGCGGATGGCGAACTGGTCGACGCGGTCGTCGAGATGGCCCGGTTCGATGCCGACGGCCTGTTCGACCAGATGGCGATCGACGGCACGCTGACCGCGCCGCTGATGACGCGGCTCACCGGCCACATCGCCGGCTTCCACGCCGGCCTTCCGGCCGAGGAGGGAAGCGGCGGGGCGGCCGTGATGGCGGCCGTCCTCGCCATCAACGAGCGGGCCCTTGCGACCACCAGCGTGTTCCCGCCGGACGAGGTAGCGGCCTTCAACCGGCGCTTCCGGGAAGCCCTCGCCACCCACGCCGACCTGCTCGATCGCCGCGGCGCGGCCGGCAAGATCCGCCGCTGCCATGGCGACCTGCATCTTCGAAACATCTGCCTGGTGGCCGGCGAGCCGACGCTGTTCGACTGTCTCGAATTCGACGAGGCGATGGCGACCACCGACATCCTCTACGACCTCGCCTTCCTGCTGATGGATCTCTGGCACCGCGGCCTCGAGGAAGCCGCCAATTTGGTGCTGAACCGCTATCTCGACGCGCTCGACGAGAGCGACGGCCTGCCGCTGCTGCCCTTCCTGATGGCGGTGCGCGCGGCCGTCAGGGCGCATGTCGCGGCAACGCGGGCTGCCGACGGGGGCGCTGCGGGCGCGGCCGGCGAGGCGCACACCTATTTCGATCTCGCCCTCGACCTGCTCGCGCCGCGCGCGCCGCGGATGGTCGCCGTGGGCGGCCTTTCAGGCTCCGGCAAATCGACCGTCGCCGCGGCGATCGCGCCCGGGATCGGCCCCGTGCCGGGGGCGCGGATCCTGGCCAGCGACCGCATCCGCAAGCGCCACTTCGCCGTGCCCGCGGAAACGCGGCTGCCGGCCGAATGCTATGCGCCGGAGGTGTCGGACCAGGTCTATGACGAACTGATCGCGACGGCGGAGCGGGTCGCCCGGCTCGGCCATGGCGTGGTGGCCGACGGCGTGTTCGACCGGCCCACCGAGCGGGCGCGCATCGCGGCCGCCGCCGAAGCGGCCGGCGTGCCCTTCACCGGCCTCTGGCTGGAAGCGCCGGCGGAGCGGCTGCTGGAGCGGGTCGCCGGACGGACCGGGGATCCGTCGGACGCGACGCCCGACGTGGTGCGGGGCCAGCTGGCCCGCAGCAGGGCACCGGTGGAGTGGGAGGTTCTGCCGAGCGAGGCTTCGACCGAGATCGTCGCCGAACGTGCCCGCCGGCTGATCGACGGACGCTGA
- a CDS encoding PHB depolymerase family esterase, whose amino-acid sequence MKPLSGIDMMEVMRLTRRGRLNEAMAMLGGTGRKSGSGAAAEDRAATPRPRAAPSAFPAGLAERWRRMADAGAVRRTGAEPASPHDVPVPAGARFETRLFANTAGTRDYKLYVPSKPAGRALPLVVMLHGCTQSPDDFAAGTRMNELAEEFGFLVVYPAQSKAANSSKCWNWFSAADQERERGEPSLIAGITREVIAEFGVDPKRVYVAGLSAGGAQAAIMGATYPDLFAAVGVHSGLACGAARDVASAFAAMSKGGAPSTGRGTGIPTIAFHGDGDATVNKVNGEHVIAQAKAGDDFIAEREKGRSPGGVSYTRTRYRDGRGRALHEHWLLHGAGHAWAGGSSAGSYTDPGGPDASREMLRFFLEQDGPSR is encoded by the coding sequence ATGAAGCCACTATCCGGAATCGACATGATGGAAGTCATGCGGCTGACCCGCCGGGGTCGCCTGAACGAGGCGATGGCCATGCTCGGCGGCACCGGCCGCAAGAGCGGATCCGGGGCGGCAGCCGAGGACCGTGCCGCCACCCCGCGCCCGCGAGCAGCCCCCTCTGCATTCCCGGCCGGCCTCGCGGAACGCTGGCGCCGCATGGCGGATGCCGGCGCCGTCAGGCGCACAGGCGCCGAGCCGGCGTCGCCACACGACGTTCCGGTGCCGGCGGGCGCACGGTTCGAGACCCGGCTCTTCGCCAATACCGCCGGCACGCGCGACTACAAGCTCTACGTCCCCAGCAAGCCCGCCGGGCGGGCGCTGCCGCTGGTCGTCATGCTGCACGGCTGCACCCAGTCGCCGGACGACTTTGCCGCCGGCACCCGCATGAACGAACTGGCGGAGGAATTCGGCTTTCTCGTCGTCTATCCAGCACAGTCGAAGGCCGCCAACAGCTCCAAGTGCTGGAACTGGTTCTCTGCCGCCGACCAGGAGCGCGAGCGCGGCGAGCCGTCGCTGATCGCCGGCATCACCCGCGAGGTCATCGCCGAATTCGGCGTCGACCCGAAGCGCGTCTATGTCGCCGGCCTGTCGGCGGGCGGCGCCCAGGCGGCAATCATGGGCGCCACCTATCCGGATCTGTTCGCCGCCGTCGGGGTGCATTCGGGCCTCGCCTGCGGGGCCGCCCGCGACGTCGCCTCGGCGTTTGCGGCGATGAGCAAGGGCGGCGCCCCCTCGACGGGGCGCGGCACCGGCATTCCGACCATCGCCTTTCACGGCGACGGCGACGCGACGGTCAACAAGGTCAATGGCGAGCACGTCATCGCCCAGGCCAAGGCCGGCGACGATTTCATCGCCGAGCGGGAAAAGGGCCGCTCGCCGGGCGGCGTCTCCTATACCCGCACGCGCTACCGCGACGGACGCGGCAGGGCGCTGCACGAGCACTGGCTGCTGCACGGGGCCGGCCACGCCTGGGCCGGCGGCAGCAGCGCCGGCAGCTATACCGATCCGGGCGGCCCGGATGCCAGCCGCGAGATGCTGCGCTTCTTCCTCGAGCAGGATGGCCCGTCGCGCTGA
- a CDS encoding CopG family transcriptional regulator, which produces MANEIQTAKAVADSEKITINLGFVDLGQIELLVKEGFYSNRTDFIRTAIRNQLERHEHAVRQSAARRSLDLGLRRVTRSDLEDFRARGETLALNVLGLAIIDPDVSAELALDTIASLHVLGSLQASPAVKAALRGRIG; this is translated from the coding sequence ATGGCAAACGAGATCCAGACGGCGAAAGCCGTCGCCGACAGCGAGAAAATCACCATCAATCTCGGCTTCGTCGATCTCGGCCAGATCGAGCTGCTGGTGAAGGAGGGGTTCTACTCGAACCGCACCGACTTCATCCGCACTGCCATCCGCAACCAGCTGGAACGCCACGAGCATGCGGTCCGCCAGTCCGCGGCGCGCCGCTCCTTGGACCTCGGGCTGCGGCGGGTGACGCGATCGGACCTCGAGGATTTCCGGGCTAGGGGGGAGACCCTTGCGCTCAACGTCCTCGGCCTCGCGATCATCGATCCGGACGTTTCCGCCGAACTCGCGCTCGACACCATCGCCTCGCTGCACGTGCTCGGCTCGCTGCAAGCCAGTCCCGCCGTCAAGGCAGCTCTTCGCGGCCGCATCGGCTGA